The Gloeobacter morelensis MG652769 genome contains the following window.
CCGGCCGAAGCGCCGCTCGGCATAGCGGGCAATCAGGTCCGGGTCGTAGGATTTGAACGGCAGGTCGGGAGCGACGGCGCTGGGGAGGCCGGCCCCCGGGCGGGTCAGCGCGGCGCTCTCGAAGCGCGATTCGACGGTTGACTCGTTAAGGGCTCGCATGTAATAAAGGTTAACATTTTGGCGAGACTTTCTCTACCACCTGGGGAACAGATACAGTTGAGCCACGGCCGGGGAGGGGATGTGAGCGAGCAGGTGCAAATTTTTACCGACGACCTCTCATCGGAGGTGGCCGGTGCGTACTTGCACAGTGGGTTTCTGGCGGTGGACAGCGAGGCGATGGGGTTGTTGCCCCACCGCGACCGGCTGTGCCTGGTGCAACTGTGCGACGAGGCGGGTCTGGTGTGTCTGGTGCGCCTGAGCGCCGGTCTGACCCGGTCTCCACAGCTGCAAAAAGTGCTCGAAGCACCGGCGGTGATCAAGCTGTTTCATTACGCCCGCTTCGATGTCGCCATGCTGCGCTACCACCTCGGCATCCGCGTGCAGCCCATCGTCTGCACCAAGGTGGCAAGCAAACTGGCACGCACCTACAGTCCCCGGCACGGCCTGAAGGATCTGATTCTAGAGACGGTGGGCGTGGAACTGGACAAATCTGCCCAGAGCTCGGACTGGGGGGCGGTGCTGGAATTGTCCGAGGAGCAGTTGCGTTACGCCGCCAACGACGTGCGCTATTTGATCCCCGCCTGGCGCAAACTGGAGACGATGCTC
Protein-coding sequences here:
- a CDS encoding ribonuclease D, which translates into the protein MSHGRGGDVSEQVQIFTDDLSSEVAGAYLHSGFLAVDSEAMGLLPHRDRLCLVQLCDEAGLVCLVRLSAGLTRSPQLQKVLEAPAVIKLFHYARFDVAMLRYHLGIRVQPIVCTKVASKLARTYSPRHGLKDLILETVGVELDKSAQSSDWGAVLELSEEQLRYAANDVRYLIPAWRKLETMLRREGRFELARRCFAHLETQVDLDLLGYSGVFEH